One Gossypium hirsutum isolate 1008001.06 chromosome A11, Gossypium_hirsutum_v2.1, whole genome shotgun sequence genomic window carries:
- the LOC107957619 gene encoding germin-like protein subfamily 1 member 14, producing the protein MTKRLQLFVAAFAILAFSPLLASASDPSPLQDFCVAINDTKNGVFVNGKFCKDPKLANAEDFFYSGLNIPRNTSNPVGSTVTPVNVAQIPGLNTLGISLVRIDYAPYSGLNPPHTHPRAMDILMVLEGTLYVGFVTSNIDNRLITKVLNPGKVLVFPVGLIHFKFNIGNTKAVAFAGLSSQNPGVITIANAVFGSNPPINPDVLTKAFQLDKNIVTYLQSKFWWDNN; encoded by the exons ATGACCAAACGACTTCAACTTTTCGTTGCAGCTTTTGCCATCTTGGCCTTCAGTCCCTTATTAGCCTCAGCTTCTGATCCTAGTCCCTTGCAAGATTTCTGTGTAGCCATCAATGACACCAAGAATGGTG TGTTTGTAAATGGAAAGTTCTGCAAGGACCCAAAGCTTGCCAATGCAGAAGACTTCTTTTATTCAGGGCTTAATATCCCTAGAAACACCTCAAATCCGGTTGGATCAACTGTGACTCCTGTCAATGTGGCACAAATACCGGGACTTAACACTCTCGGCATATCTCTAGTTCGAATTGACTATGCTCCATATAGTGGCCTAAACCCTCCTCACACGCACCCTCGTGCAATGGATATCCTTATGGTTTTGGAAGGCACACTTTATGTCGGTTTTGTTACATCCAACATAGATAACCGCCTCATCACCAAAGTCCTAAACCCTGGTAAAGTGCTTGTTTTCCCTGTCGGTCTCATCCACTTCAAATTCAATATCGGGAATACCAAAGCAGTTGCATTTGCTGGTCTTAGCAGCCAAAATCCAGGAGTTATCACGATTGCAAATGCAGTATTTGGGTCTAACCCTCCCATTAATCCTGATGTTCTCACTAAAGCCTTCCAGTTGGACAAGAATATTGTTACCTATCTCCAATCCAAATTTTGGTGGGACAACAATTAG
- the LOC107905036 gene encoding germin-like protein subfamily 1 member 7 — MKGVQFLVAFVLLALASKLVSASDPGPLQDFCVAINDTKDGVFVNGKFCKDPKLATAEDFFLPGLNIPGNTSNQVGSMVTPANVQQIPGLNTLGISLVRIDYAPYGGLNPPHTHPRATEILVVVEGTLSVGFVTSNTDNRLFTKVLYPGDVFVFPEGMIHFQFNIGSTNAVAFAALSSQNPGVITIANAVFGSDPAINPDVLAKAFQLDQNIVKQLQSRFWWGNN, encoded by the exons ATGAAAGGTGTTCAATTCCTTGTAGCATTTGTCCTCTTGGCTTTGGCTTCCAAACTTGTCTCAGCTTCAGATCCCGGCCCTCTTCAGGATTTCTGTGTAGCAATTAATGATACTAAAGATGGTG TTTTCGTTAATGGCAAGTTCTGCAAGGACCCCAAGCTTGCAACCGCAGAAGACTTCTTCCTGCCTGGCCTCAACATTCCTGGAAATACATCAAACCAAGTAGGATCAATGGTCACTCCAGCCAATGTTCAACAAATACCTGGACTTAACACTCTCGGCATATCTCTTGTTCGAATTGACTATGCACCTTACGGTGGCCTAAACCCTCCTCACACTCACCCTCGTGCCACCGAAATTCTAGTCGTTGTGGAGGGCACACTATCCGTCGGCTTTGTCACATCGAACACGGATAACCGTCTCTTCACCAAAGTCCTTTACCCCGGAGATGTATTCGTTTTCCCCGAAGGTATGATTCACTTCCAGTTCAACATAGGGAGTACGAATGCGGTTGCCTTTGCTGCTCTCAGTAGCCAAAACCCAGGGGTGATCACCATTGCAAATGCAGTGTTTGGCTCTGACCCGGCCATCAATCCTGATGTTCTTGCCAAAGCCTTCCAGCTGGATCAAAATATCGTTAAACAACTTCAGTCCCGGTTCTGGTGGGGCAACAACTAG
- the LOC107905042 gene encoding germin-like protein subfamily 1 member 14, with translation MKTAHFILIFCLLALASPFAYASDPSPLQDFCVAINDPKDAVFVNGKFCKDPKLAKAQDFYYSGLNIPINTSNPVGSTVTPVNVAQIPGLNTLGISLVRIDYAPNGSLNPPHTHPRATEILVVVEGTLYVGFVTSNTDNRLITKVLYPGDVFVFPIGLIHFQFNVGKTNAVAFAALSSQNPGVITVANAVFGSNPPINPDVLVKAFQLDKNVVKNLQSKFWWANN, from the exons ATGAAAACTGCCCATTTCATCCTAATATTTTGTCTCTTGGCTCTGGCTTCCCCATTTGCCTATGCATCTGATCCTAGTCCTCTCCAAGATTTCTGCGTAGCCATCAATGACCCCAAGGATGCTG TGTTTGTTAATGGGAAGTTCTGCAAGGACCCAAAGCTTGCTAAAGCGCAAGACTTTTACTATTCAGGGCTCAACATCCCCATAAACACATCAAATCCAGTGGGATCGACTGTTACTCCAGTTAATGTTGCTCAAATACCAGGGCTTAACACTCTTGGCATCTCATTGGTTCGAATTGATTACGCACCAAATGGTAGCCTAAACCCCCCTCATACTCACCCTCGTGCCACCGAAATCCTAGTCGTTGTGGAGGGCACACTCTACGTTGGCTTCGTGACATCCAACACCGATAATCGTCTCATTACCAAGGTCTTATACCCTGGAGATGTATTTGTTTTCCCAATTGGTCTCATTCACTTTCAATTCAATGTGGGGAAAACCAATGCCGTTGCCTTCGCTGCTTTGAGTAGCCAGAATCCTGGTGTTATTACCGTAGCCAATGCAGTGTTTGGATCAAATCCACCCATCAATCCCGATGTTCTCGTCAAGGCTTTCCAATTGGACAAGAATGTGGTGAAAAATCTTCAGTCAAAATTCTGGTGGGCTAACAATTAG